In one Tessaracoccus palaemonis genomic region, the following are encoded:
- a CDS encoding TOBE domain-containing protein, translating to MKQIRIATAANLLGVSDDTIRRWIDRGRLASTVDDAGRHCVDGADLAALAQELADDALLALDDGAGHRSARNHLTGLVTRVVSDAVMSQVEIQCGRYRVVSLISTEAVRELGLEAGSIATAVIKATSVGLEGARA from the coding sequence ATGAAGCAGATACGGATCGCCACAGCGGCCAACCTCCTGGGTGTCAGCGACGACACCATCCGCCGGTGGATCGACAGGGGAAGGCTCGCCTCCACCGTTGATGACGCGGGTCGGCACTGCGTGGACGGAGCTGATCTTGCTGCCCTGGCGCAGGAACTCGCCGACGACGCGCTGCTCGCGCTCGACGACGGCGCGGGCCACCGCTCCGCACGCAATCACCTCACAGGCCTCGTCACGCGTGTCGTCTCCGACGCGGTGATGAGCCAGGTCGAGATCCAGTGCGGCCGCTACCGCGTGGTGTCACTGATCTCGACGGAGGCCGTGCGTGAGCTGGGACTCGAGGCCGGGTCGATCGCCACCGCGGTCATCAAGGCCACGTCCGTCGGCCTCGAAGGGGCGAGGGCATGA
- a CDS encoding MogA/MoaB family molybdenum cofactor biosynthesis protein: MSFRAAVITCSDRASAEAYEDRSGPVLREGLAALGFEVADAVVVPDERDLIAARIRDAVAGGARVVLTTGGTGVGPRDVTVEATRPLLAYEVPGIAEAVRAAGAAKTPLSYLSRGLAGIIDGPHRVFVYNAPGSRGGARDALAVLGPLLVHIVEQLDGADHDLHRPPSVG, encoded by the coding sequence ATGAGCTTCCGCGCCGCCGTGATCACCTGTTCCGACCGAGCCTCGGCGGAGGCCTACGAGGACCGCTCCGGGCCGGTGCTGCGTGAGGGTCTCGCCGCCCTCGGGTTCGAGGTGGCCGACGCCGTGGTGGTTCCTGATGAGAGGGACCTCATCGCGGCCCGCATCCGGGATGCGGTGGCCGGCGGCGCCCGTGTGGTGCTGACCACGGGAGGCACGGGTGTGGGGCCCCGCGATGTCACGGTCGAGGCGACCCGCCCGTTGCTGGCATACGAGGTGCCAGGCATCGCGGAAGCGGTGCGCGCCGCGGGAGCCGCGAAGACCCCACTGTCGTATCTGTCTCGGGGGCTCGCCGGCATCATCGACGGGCCGCACCGTGTCTTCGTCTACAACGCGCCCGGTTCGCGGGGCGGGGCGAGGGACGCGCTGGCCGTGCTGGGGCCGCTGCTCGTCCACATCGTCGAGCAGCTCGACGGGGCCGACCACGACCTGCACCGGCCACCGAGCGTCGGCTGA
- the moaC gene encoding cyclic pyranopterin monophosphate synthase MoaC — protein sequence MEFTHLDARGHARMVDVTGKPPTVRQATAEALVACSPEVVDALRTGTVPKGDVLAVARVAGIAAAKKVPELLPLAHTIGVHGAVVDLDIADEGVWIVATVRTADRTGVEMEALTAATVAALAVVDMVKGVDRSAEIRSARITAKSGGRSGDWTRPE from the coding sequence ATGGAGTTCACGCATCTGGATGCACGGGGCCACGCCCGCATGGTCGACGTCACGGGGAAGCCTCCGACGGTGCGGCAGGCCACCGCCGAGGCCCTCGTGGCCTGCTCTCCGGAGGTCGTCGACGCGCTGCGCACGGGCACGGTGCCGAAGGGCGATGTGCTGGCCGTGGCGAGGGTCGCGGGCATCGCGGCCGCCAAGAAGGTGCCGGAACTGCTGCCACTTGCGCACACCATCGGGGTGCACGGAGCCGTGGTGGACCTCGACATCGCCGACGAGGGGGTGTGGATCGTCGCGACCGTCCGCACCGCGGATCGCACCGGCGTCGAGATGGAGGCCCTCACCGCAGCGACGGTGGCCGCCCTGGCCGTGGTGGACATGGTCAAGGGCGTCGACCGCTCCGCGGAGATCCGCAGCGCTCGCATCACGGCGAAGTCCGGCGGCCGTTCGGGTGACTGGACCCGGCCCGAGTAG
- a CDS encoding molybdopterin molybdotransferase MoeA, whose translation MLSVEGYEAVVVSLAGLLPVDEVPLAQARRLVLAADLPALTSVPPFTNSAMDGYAVRAADVAAPPVALRVVGDIPAGASSAPGVGVGEAARIMTGAPVPPGADAVVPVEATDQLPGAAPLPAEVTILEAVAIGRHVRRAGESVRVGRVALAAGQTMTPGALAVAASVGYATVPVRRRPRVAVLATGSELVSPGQRLGFGQIPDSNSVLLAGLAAEFGAHVVLARAVGDAPEQFSAALSEALAGADVVVTAGGVSAGAFEPVRQAGLAGVDFVRVAMQPGKPQACGVVEAPDGGRVALLGLPGNPVSVFVSAWVFLRPLLAAMQGRRSDWRRVEARAARPWSSPAGRRQYVPVTLAEDGTCIPSHALGSGSHIISALHSADALAVVGEGVERVEVGDRVSVHLVG comes from the coding sequence GTGCTGAGCGTTGAGGGCTACGAGGCAGTGGTGGTCTCCCTGGCGGGGCTGCTGCCCGTCGATGAGGTGCCGCTGGCGCAGGCACGTCGCCTGGTGCTGGCCGCGGATCTGCCCGCACTGACGAGCGTGCCACCGTTCACCAACTCGGCGATGGACGGCTACGCCGTGCGGGCCGCCGACGTCGCCGCGCCTCCGGTCGCGCTGAGGGTCGTAGGTGACATCCCGGCGGGTGCGTCCAGCGCGCCGGGCGTTGGCGTCGGCGAGGCGGCCAGGATCATGACGGGTGCACCGGTTCCGCCGGGGGCCGACGCCGTCGTGCCGGTCGAGGCGACCGACCAGCTGCCGGGGGCTGCGCCGTTGCCCGCCGAGGTGACGATCCTCGAGGCGGTGGCGATCGGCCGTCACGTGCGCCGCGCGGGGGAGTCCGTGCGCGTCGGCCGGGTGGCGCTGGCGGCAGGCCAGACGATGACGCCGGGGGCCCTCGCGGTCGCGGCCTCCGTCGGCTATGCGACCGTGCCCGTGCGGCGCCGTCCGCGCGTCGCAGTGCTGGCCACCGGGTCGGAACTGGTGAGTCCGGGACAGCGGCTGGGTTTCGGCCAGATCCCCGATTCCAACTCCGTCCTCCTGGCCGGGCTGGCGGCCGAGTTCGGCGCCCACGTGGTGCTGGCACGCGCGGTCGGCGACGCCCCCGAGCAGTTCTCCGCAGCGCTCTCCGAGGCGCTCGCCGGCGCCGACGTCGTCGTCACCGCCGGCGGCGTCTCCGCCGGCGCCTTCGAGCCCGTCAGGCAGGCCGGCCTGGCGGGCGTCGACTTCGTCCGGGTCGCGATGCAACCAGGCAAGCCGCAGGCGTGCGGAGTCGTCGAGGCCCCCGACGGCGGCAGGGTCGCCCTGCTCGGCCTGCCCGGCAACCCCGTCAGCGTCTTCGTGTCCGCCTGGGTGTTCCTGCGTCCGCTGCTGGCGGCGATGCAGGGGCGCCGGTCCGACTGGCGAAGGGTCGAGGCGCGGGCGGCGAGGCCCTGGTCGTCGCCGGCGGGGCGGCGCCAGTACGTCCCGGTGACCCTTGCCGAGGACGGCACCTGCATTCCCTCGCATGCGCTCGGCTCCGGGTCCCACATCATCTCGGCCCTGCACAGCGCGGACGCCCTGGCCGTCGTCGGTGAGGGCGTCGAGCGCGTCGAGGTGGGCGATCGGGTCTCGGTCCACCTGGTTGGATAG
- a CDS encoding HesA/MoeB/ThiF family protein — protein MPLTDQQLERYRRNIDVVGMGERGQERLLASSVAVVGAGGLGSAALPYLAAAGIGRIVVVDGDVVELGNMQRQVMHTELGRNKAHSGRQRLLALNPDVTVEAVPEYLTADRARDLFAEADLVLDCTDSFAAKFLISDAAEAVGAPLVWASAVGMQGQCSVFGLPDRAGDRLYLRDLIPQEPRAGEYPQATGIGVLGAMVGQIGTLQATEAIKILAGFGQPLIGRVAVLDAASWRWSELPLRKGDVSAER, from the coding sequence ATGCCCCTGACGGACCAGCAGCTGGAGCGCTACCGCCGCAACATCGACGTCGTCGGCATGGGGGAGAGGGGGCAGGAGCGACTCCTCGCCTCCTCCGTGGCCGTGGTCGGCGCCGGCGGCCTGGGGTCCGCTGCGCTTCCCTACCTCGCCGCGGCGGGGATAGGACGCATCGTCGTCGTGGATGGCGACGTCGTGGAGCTGGGGAACATGCAGCGGCAGGTCATGCACACCGAGCTCGGCCGCAACAAGGCCCACTCCGGCAGGCAGCGTCTGCTCGCCCTCAACCCTGACGTCACCGTCGAAGCCGTGCCGGAGTACCTCACCGCCGACCGTGCCCGCGACCTCTTCGCAGAGGCGGATCTCGTGCTCGACTGCACCGACTCCTTCGCCGCGAAGTTCCTCATCTCGGACGCTGCCGAGGCGGTCGGGGCCCCGCTGGTGTGGGCCTCGGCGGTCGGCATGCAGGGCCAGTGCTCGGTGTTCGGCCTGCCCGACCGGGCGGGCGACCGGCTCTACCTGCGCGACCTGATCCCGCAGGAACCCCGGGCCGGCGAGTACCCGCAGGCCACGGGCATCGGGGTACTGGGTGCCATGGTGGGCCAGATCGGCACGCTGCAGGCCACTGAGGCCATCAAGATCCTGGCCGGCTTCGGCCAGCCGCTCATCGGCCGCGTGGCCGTCCTCGATGCCGCCAGCTGGCGGTGGTCCGAGCTACCTCTGCGAAAGGGTGACGTGAGTGCTGAGCGTTGA
- a CDS encoding molybdenum cofactor biosynthesis protein MoaE, with protein MMAFITDHDIDGAALTDAVSDERAGAVVTFAGVVRNHDHGVAVTAIDYVGHPSAEEIMARLVEEFAAREGVHALAAQHRVGHLGIGGVALFVAVAASHRAQAFGCASDFVDRVKQELPIWKKQFLADGTHEWSQCP; from the coding sequence CTGATGGCGTTCATCACCGATCACGACATCGACGGCGCGGCGCTGACGGACGCCGTATCAGATGAGAGGGCGGGGGCGGTCGTCACGTTCGCCGGCGTCGTGCGCAACCACGATCACGGCGTCGCCGTGACCGCGATCGACTACGTCGGCCACCCGTCGGCTGAGGAGATCATGGCGCGGCTCGTCGAGGAGTTCGCTGCCCGCGAGGGGGTGCACGCGCTGGCCGCCCAGCATCGCGTCGGCCACCTTGGCATCGGCGGCGTCGCGCTCTTCGTCGCCGTCGCCGCCTCCCACCGGGCGCAGGCCTTCGGCTGCGCCTCCGATTTCGTCGACCGCGTCAAGCAGGAGCTGCCCATCTGGAAGAAGCAGTTCCTGGCCGACGGCACCCACGAGTGGTCGCAATGCCCCTGA
- a CDS encoding MFS transporter — MSTTETKGDWLVAWDPEDDSKWNSRLAWNTLIVTTFSLTLCFAVWYLPSAIVPKLNALGFDFTAQQLYWMAAMPGLSGGLLRIVWMVLPPKIGTRKMVALTTILLLLPAVGWGFEVANPDVPYWRLMGLAFLSGIGGGAFSGFMPSTSYFFPRRMSGTVLGLQAGIGNFGVSLVQLLTPWLIGFGMFSFLGSQTLHIVGRNPVVVYYQNSALVYVPFLIAGAIWAYIALRSVPVKATIKQQFDIFDNPDTWLMTILYIMTFGTFSGLSAQFGLLMTNLYGSGNSAIVEGAGESARLLVEGYTLPDPVKYVFLGPLVGAGARVLFAPLTDRMGGAIWTVVSGVGVLASILFTIPALTPDTSSADALSGGFTHFLWGMLLIFLFSGIGNASTFKQMPMIFERRQAGGVIGWTAAIAAFGPFLFGVGLTLMSPTAFYLIGAAWAVMCIVIAWWRYARKGAAKPS, encoded by the coding sequence GTGAGCACCACCGAAACCAAGGGCGACTGGCTCGTCGCCTGGGACCCGGAAGACGACAGCAAGTGGAACAGCAGGCTTGCCTGGAACACACTGATCGTCACCACATTCTCGCTGACCCTGTGCTTCGCGGTCTGGTACCTGCCGAGCGCGATCGTGCCGAAGCTCAATGCACTCGGCTTCGACTTCACCGCCCAGCAGCTGTACTGGATGGCGGCCATGCCCGGCCTCTCCGGTGGCCTGCTGCGCATCGTGTGGATGGTCCTGCCGCCCAAGATCGGCACGCGCAAGATGGTCGCTCTCACCACCATCCTGCTGCTGCTGCCCGCGGTGGGCTGGGGCTTCGAGGTCGCCAACCCCGACGTCCCGTATTGGCGGCTGATGGGTCTGGCCTTCCTCTCCGGCATCGGCGGCGGCGCCTTCTCCGGGTTCATGCCGTCGACATCGTACTTCTTCCCGCGCAGGATGTCGGGCACCGTGCTCGGCCTGCAGGCCGGCATCGGCAACTTCGGCGTCTCGCTGGTGCAGTTGCTCACCCCCTGGCTCATCGGGTTCGGCATGTTCAGCTTCCTGGGCTCGCAGACCCTTCACATCGTCGGCCGCAACCCGGTGGTCGTCTACTACCAGAACTCGGCGCTCGTCTACGTGCCGTTCCTCATCGCCGGGGCGATCTGGGCCTACATCGCGCTGAGGTCTGTGCCCGTCAAGGCGACGATCAAGCAGCAGTTCGACATCTTCGACAATCCCGACACCTGGCTCATGACGATCCTCTACATCATGACGTTCGGCACTTTCTCGGGCCTCTCGGCCCAGTTCGGCCTGCTCATGACGAACCTGTACGGGTCGGGGAACTCGGCGATCGTCGAGGGGGCGGGGGAGTCGGCGAGGTTGCTGGTGGAGGGCTACACGCTGCCTGACCCCGTCAAGTACGTCTTCCTCGGTCCGCTCGTAGGAGCCGGCGCGCGCGTGCTGTTCGCGCCGCTGACCGACCGGATGGGCGGCGCGATCTGGACGGTGGTCTCCGGCGTCGGGGTGCTGGCCTCGATCCTGTTCACGATCCCCGCGCTGACCCCCGACACATCCAGTGCCGACGCGCTCTCGGGCGGGTTCACCCACTTCCTGTGGGGCATGCTCCTGATCTTCCTGTTCTCGGGCATCGGCAACGCCTCGACCTTCAAGCAGATGCCGATGATCTTCGAGCGTCGCCAGGCCGGCGGCGTGATCGGCTGGACCGCCGCCATCGCGGCCTTCGGGCCCTTCCTCTTCGGCGTCGGCCTCACCCTCATGAGCCCCACGGCGTTCTACCTCATCGGCGCCGCGTGGGCAGTGATGTGCATCGTCATCGCCTGGTGGCGCTACGCCAGGAAGGGTGCGGCGAAGCCGAGCTGA
- a CDS encoding MFS transporter, whose amino-acid sequence MSALIEVPPVHETGKGAFRVTAMSTIAFTLMFAVWLMFGILGIPIQKELGISDEQLSWISAVAVLNGSMWRLPAGILADRIGGRRVTIFMLFACALPTYMVSMAHSYMWLLVLAFLVGFAGNLFSVGTAWNSAWFGKERQGLALGIFGAGNVGASVTKLIGPGIIAATAGSTYGLGIQGGWRLIPVIYAVLLLITGVVTWLVVPRQDRAPGRSKPLKEMLAPLSNVRVWRFSLYYVAVFGAYVALSAWLPKYYMDNFDVTLAAAGLLTATFIFPASLLRPVGGWLSDRFGARRIMYASFGVMLLTSGILMMPNGFITVMHPDGSASDHLHYTIALPLFVLLVFLLGCAMGLGKAAVFKHIPEYFPDNVGSVGGLVGMLGGLGGFFLPPLFAYSKTWSGFPSSTFFCIFILVAVCAVWMHLTIVKMLHENAPELAGSIEIPMEIVTSDSEARL is encoded by the coding sequence ATGAGCGCACTGATCGAGGTCCCCCCGGTGCACGAGACCGGCAAGGGGGCCTTCCGGGTCACGGCGATGTCCACCATCGCCTTCACGCTGATGTTCGCGGTCTGGCTGATGTTCGGGATCCTCGGCATCCCCATCCAGAAGGAGCTGGGCATCAGCGACGAGCAGCTGAGTTGGATCTCGGCCGTCGCGGTGCTCAACGGCTCTATGTGGCGTCTCCCCGCGGGCATCCTGGCCGATCGCATCGGCGGCCGTCGCGTCACCATCTTCATGCTCTTCGCCTGCGCGCTGCCCACCTACATGGTGTCGATGGCGCACAGCTACATGTGGCTGCTGGTGCTGGCCTTCCTGGTCGGCTTCGCGGGCAACCTGTTCTCCGTCGGCACCGCGTGGAACTCCGCATGGTTCGGCAAGGAGCGCCAGGGTCTCGCGCTCGGGATCTTCGGCGCGGGAAACGTCGGCGCATCGGTGACGAAGCTGATCGGCCCCGGCATCATCGCCGCCACCGCAGGCAGCACCTACGGGCTCGGCATCCAGGGCGGCTGGCGTCTCATCCCGGTGATCTACGCGGTGCTGCTGCTCATCACCGGCGTCGTCACCTGGCTTGTCGTCCCGAGGCAGGACCGGGCGCCAGGCAGGTCGAAGCCCCTCAAAGAGATGCTCGCACCGCTCAGCAACGTGCGGGTGTGGCGGTTCAGCCTGTACTACGTCGCCGTGTTCGGCGCCTACGTCGCACTGTCGGCCTGGCTGCCGAAGTACTACATGGACAACTTCGACGTCACGCTCGCCGCGGCCGGTCTACTGACGGCGACGTTCATCTTCCCGGCCTCGCTGCTGCGGCCCGTCGGCGGATGGCTCAGCGACCGCTTCGGTGCCCGCAGGATCATGTACGCCTCCTTCGGCGTGATGCTGCTCACCAGCGGCATCCTCATGATGCCCAACGGCTTCATCACCGTCATGCACCCCGACGGCTCGGCCAGCGACCACCTGCACTACACGATCGCGCTGCCGCTGTTCGTGCTGCTGGTGTTCCTGCTCGGCTGCGCCATGGGGCTCGGCAAGGCAGCGGTGTTCAAGCACATCCCTGAGTACTTCCCGGACAACGTCGGTTCGGTCGGCGGGCTCGTCGGCATGCTCGGCGGCCTCGGCGGCTTCTTCCTGCCGCCCCTGTTCGCCTACTCCAAGACCTGGTCGGGGTTCCCGTCCAGTACCTTCTTCTGCATCTTCATCCTCGTGGCCGTCTGCGCGGTATGGATGCACCTGACCATCGTCAAGATGCTGCACGAGAACGCGCCGGAGCTGGCCGGCAGCATCGAGATCCCCATGGAAATCGTCACTTCCGATAGCGAGGCCCGCCTGTGA
- the narI gene encoding respiratory nitrate reductase subunit gamma, whose product MSILLWGVLPYLALLSIVVGLIWRYRYDQFGWTTRSSQLYESRILKIASPLFHFALLAVFLGHVVGLLIPKAFTDWIGLSQHAYHLGAFYGGSLAGVALVVGLGLLIWRRRTTGAIMRATTVNDKIMYVVMAAVIGFGLFATLTGGSYADGSEHNYRETVSVWFRSLLVLQPDVEAMAASTWQFQVHVLIGLALIAMVPFTRLVHAFTAPVHYLFRPYIVYRSREARPRRSQTTPGRGWEPVGTRDNEDRR is encoded by the coding sequence GTGTCGATCCTGCTGTGGGGCGTCCTGCCCTACCTCGCGCTGCTCAGCATCGTGGTCGGGCTGATCTGGCGCTACCGCTACGACCAGTTCGGCTGGACCACGCGCAGCTCCCAGCTGTACGAGTCCAGGATCCTGAAGATCGCATCTCCGCTGTTCCACTTCGCGCTGCTGGCGGTGTTCCTCGGCCACGTCGTCGGGCTACTGATCCCCAAGGCGTTCACCGACTGGATCGGGCTCTCTCAGCACGCCTATCATCTCGGCGCGTTCTACGGAGGATCCCTGGCCGGCGTCGCCCTCGTGGTCGGCCTCGGGCTGCTGATCTGGCGCCGACGCACCACCGGCGCGATCATGCGGGCCACCACCGTCAACGACAAGATCATGTATGTCGTGATGGCCGCGGTTATCGGGTTCGGCCTGTTCGCAACGCTGACCGGCGGCTCCTACGCCGACGGCTCGGAGCACAACTACCGTGAGACGGTCTCGGTGTGGTTCCGGTCCCTGCTGGTCCTGCAGCCCGATGTCGAGGCGATGGCGGCCTCCACCTGGCAGTTCCAGGTGCATGTGTTGATCGGGCTCGCGCTGATCGCGATGGTTCCGTTCACCCGCCTCGTGCACGCCTTCACCGCCCCCGTCCACTACCTGTTCAGGCCGTACATCGTCTACCGCAGCCGTGAGGCGCGTCCGCGTCGCTCCCAGACGACGCCCGGTCGCGGGTGGGAGCCGGTGGGCACCCGGGACAACGAGGACCGTCGATGA
- the narJ gene encoding nitrate reductase molybdenum cofactor assembly chaperone has product MSRAKLPVPPPRTHRIVYAAAARLLSYPDEELLGQLDLLEAAAGEVGAAQAFAPTLAHLRSMPMMELQGWHVQEFDLSRRHALHLTYWTDGDTRRRGEVLAAIKQTYRDSGLVVDLDGELPDYLPMVLEFAATGAPALGVGLLNTYRASLELLRLGLEQDDLPHAGVVRAICDTLGGPSPASRAEVQELLGGTPTEYVGLEPFSLRS; this is encoded by the coding sequence ATGAGCCGCGCAAAGCTCCCCGTCCCGCCGCCCAGAACGCACCGGATCGTCTACGCCGCGGCAGCCCGGCTGCTCAGCTACCCCGACGAGGAACTGCTGGGGCAGCTCGACCTGCTCGAGGCCGCCGCGGGAGAGGTCGGCGCGGCGCAGGCGTTCGCCCCGACCCTCGCGCACCTGAGGTCGATGCCGATGATGGAACTGCAGGGCTGGCACGTCCAGGAGTTTGACCTGTCGCGTCGTCACGCCCTCCACCTGACGTACTGGACCGACGGCGACACCCGGCGCCGGGGAGAGGTGCTGGCCGCCATCAAGCAGACCTACCGGGACTCAGGGCTGGTCGTCGACCTCGACGGCGAGCTGCCCGACTACCTCCCGATGGTGCTGGAGTTCGCCGCCACAGGGGCGCCCGCCCTCGGGGTCGGCCTGCTGAACACCTACCGCGCCTCGCTTGAGCTGCTGAGGCTCGGCCTGGAGCAGGACGACCTACCGCACGCCGGTGTCGTCCGCGCCATCTGCGACACCCTCGGCGGACCCTCTCCGGCGAGCCGTGCCGAGGTGCAGGAGCTCCTCGGCGGAACGCCCACCGAGTATGTGGGCCTCGAACCGTTCAGTCTGAGGAGTTGA
- the narH gene encoding nitrate reductase subunit beta: MSRRVMAQMAMVMNLDKCIGCHTCSVTCKQAWTNRAGVEYVWFNNVETRPGQGYPRGYEDQDRWQGGWERTRSGRLRLRSGGRFKKLISIFASPVQPGIDDYYEPWTYDYEMLTSAPLGDDFPVARPRSLVSGENLAIKASANWDDALGGVADTEANDPIMRKLREEANLRIKLEYEKSFMFYVPRICEHCLNPSCMASCPSGAIYKRAEDGIVLVDQDRCRGWRQCITGCPYKKIYFNHRSGKAEKCTMCYPRLEVGLPTVCSETCVGRLRYLGIILYDPDRVTAAALADDRDLYESQLDVMLDPHDPQVIADARASGIPQDWLDAARKSPTYALIKHFKVALPLHPEYRTMPMVWYIPPLSPVVDLLQSQGHDAEAGGNLFGAIDSLRIPLEYLAELFTAGDVEPVRLVLQKLAAMRAYMRDVTLGNPRDPELAAAVGMTPEALEQMYRLLAIAKYEERYVIPKAHIGDAHNLEEMGCSLDFEGGPGAGGEGPFGSSSGRAVPVAIETYADAKARREEAEASR; the protein is encoded by the coding sequence ATGTCACGCAGAGTGATGGCCCAGATGGCCATGGTGATGAACCTCGACAAGTGCATCGGGTGTCACACGTGCTCGGTCACCTGCAAGCAGGCGTGGACCAACCGGGCCGGCGTCGAGTACGTGTGGTTCAACAACGTGGAGACAAGGCCAGGGCAGGGCTACCCGCGCGGGTACGAGGACCAGGACAGGTGGCAGGGCGGCTGGGAGCGCACGCGCTCCGGGCGCCTCAGGCTGCGCTCGGGGGGCCGGTTCAAGAAGCTCATCAGCATCTTCGCCTCCCCGGTGCAGCCGGGGATCGACGACTACTACGAGCCATGGACCTACGACTACGAGATGCTCACCAGCGCCCCCCTCGGAGACGACTTCCCCGTCGCCCGGCCCAGGTCGCTGGTGAGCGGCGAGAACCTGGCGATCAAGGCGTCGGCCAACTGGGACGACGCGCTGGGCGGCGTTGCCGACACCGAGGCGAACGACCCCATCATGCGGAAGCTGCGCGAGGAGGCCAACCTCCGGATCAAGCTCGAGTACGAGAAGTCCTTCATGTTCTACGTGCCGCGCATCTGCGAGCACTGCCTGAACCCGTCGTGCATGGCCTCGTGTCCCTCAGGCGCGATCTACAAGCGGGCCGAGGACGGCATCGTGCTGGTCGACCAGGACCGCTGCCGCGGCTGGCGCCAGTGCATCACCGGCTGCCCGTACAAGAAGATCTACTTCAACCACCGCTCGGGCAAGGCCGAGAAGTGCACCATGTGTTACCCGCGCCTCGAGGTGGGGCTGCCGACGGTGTGCTCCGAGACCTGCGTCGGCAGGCTGCGCTACCTCGGCATCATCCTCTACGACCCCGACCGGGTCACCGCGGCGGCGCTCGCTGACGACCGGGACCTCTACGAGTCGCAGCTAGACGTCATGCTCGACCCCCACGACCCGCAGGTCATCGCCGACGCCCGCGCCAGCGGCATCCCCCAGGACTGGCTCGACGCGGCCAGGAAGTCACCGACCTACGCGCTCATCAAGCACTTCAAGGTGGCCCTGCCGCTGCATCCTGAGTACCGCACCATGCCTATGGTCTGGTACATCCCGCCGCTCAGCCCAGTGGTCGACCTCCTGCAGTCGCAGGGTCACGACGCGGAGGCGGGAGGAAATCTGTTCGGCGCGATCGACAGCCTGCGCATCCCGTTGGAGTACCTGGCGGAGCTGTTCACCGCCGGCGACGTGGAGCCGGTGCGGCTGGTGCTGCAGAAGCTGGCCGCCATGCGCGCCTACATGCGCGACGTGACGCTCGGCAACCCCCGTGACCCCGAACTCGCCGCGGCCGTCGGCATGACTCCGGAGGCGCTGGAGCAGATGTACCGGCTGCTCGCGATCGCCAAGTACGAGGAGCGGTACGTCATCCCCAAGGCCCACATCGGCGACGCCCACAACCTCGAGGAGATGGGCTGTTCGCTCGACTTCGAGGGCGGGCCGGGTGCCGGTGGGGAAGGGCCGTTCGGCAGCAGCTCGGGCCGGGCGGTCCCCGTCGCGATCGAGACCTACGCCGACGCCAAGGCGCGTCGCGAGGAAGCCGAGGCCTCCCGATGA